The Pelmatolapia mariae isolate MD_Pm_ZW linkage group LG10_11, Pm_UMD_F_2, whole genome shotgun sequence genome includes a region encoding these proteins:
- the LOC134636014 gene encoding E3 SUMO-protein ligase ZBED1-like encodes MEAHLRVVGPMNGKFVFHKRPDGTIDKGKVVCLECKKEFAYHRSSSSLAYHLKSKHPAASAATASSEDVSNIASQSKAFRQTKLENTPRMSKSATDRLTNVIAKWIAMNCRPINIVEDEGLTEVLQIASNDPSYKPPCRTTVTTKISKMYDGEKKNKLEILAEDSPNCVAITGDHWTSAGNHSYFGVTGHFIDSEWNLNSFALTVMRTETRHFADKCAEQFLKVANDWGIENKISTIGTDSAANMLAAMRALPYEHIACNAHILQRTITVCLDSSGFVGVLAKCRKIVGHFKQSPASTTELNQQQVALGKKSDQLIQDVPTRWNSTLAMVSRLLCNREAVQATLDQQNHRLVLPTEAEWAKLQRLELLLEPCKYVTELLGGEAYVSCSVVLPAFRHLYRVMDITDDDPAYVVKFKNAFQKDLAARRANGNEIWFEVATALDPRFKDLKCLPREKREQVWTILENMLQAAEPRRADSLQPSTEDDGPAQKKRRSELLLGSDSDSEDGIESGELQRYRAEPSISIDDCPLQWWYAHSGVYEKLSVLAQKYLASPATSVPCERLFSLAGHIVQKKRAALLPENVTRLVCLSDWLRKKK; translated from the exons ATGGAGGCGCATCTGAGAGTTGTTGGCCCAATGAACGGGAAATTTGTATTTCATAAACGCCCCGACGGCACCATTGACAAAGGTAAAGTGGTCTGCCTAGAGTGTAAGAAGGAGTTTGCTTACCACCGAAGCAGCTCAAGTTTGGCCTATCACCTCAAGTCAAAGCACCCAGCCGCGAGTGCAGCAACAGCTAGCAGTGAAGACGTTAGCAATATAGCAAGCCAGAGCAAAGCTTTTCGCCAAACAAAACTAGAGAATACCCCTCGTATGAGCAAGTCTGCGACCGACAGGCTGACTAATGTTATTGCCAAGTGGATAGCGATGAACTGTAGGCCGATAAATATAGTAGAGGACGAAGGATTGACAGAGGTGTTGCAAATTGCGTCCAATGACCCGTCATACAAGCCGCCGTGCAGGACTACAGTAACGACCAAAATCAGCAAAATGTACGACGgcgaaaagaaaaacaaacttgagATTTTGGCGGAGGATTCTCCCAACTGTGTTGCTATAACCGGAGATCACTGGACCTCAGCTGGCAACCACAGCTATTTTGGGGTGACTGGACACTTTATTGATAGTGAGTGGAACCTCAACTCATTTGCACTGACCGTCATGAGAACAGAAACCAGGCACTTTGCTGATAAATGCGCCGAACAGTTCCTCAAGGTAGCAAATGACTGGGGTATTGAAAACAAGATATCCACCATTGGCACAGACAGCGCAGCAAACATGCTGGCTGCTATGAGAGCACTTCCATATGAGCACATCGCCTGCAATGCTCACATTCTCCAGAGGACCATCACGGTATGTCTCGATAGCAGTGGTTTTGTCGGTGTACTGGCAAAGTGCCGCAAGATTGTTGGTCATTTTAAACAAAGCCCTGCGAGTACCACAGAACTTAACCAACAACAAGTAGCACTCGGAAAGAAGAGCGATCAACTTATACAGGATGTACCCACCAGGTGGAACTCGACTCTCGCAATGGTCTCACGCCTCCTATGTAACCGAGAGGCTGTCCAGGCTACGTTGGACCAACAGAACCACAGGTTGGTCTTGCCAACCGAAGCTGAGTGGGCGAAACTGCAGAGGCTGGAGCTCCTGCTTGAACCATGCAA GTATGTGACAGAGCTGCTGGGTGGTGAGGCCTACGTCTCTTGCTCTGTAGTGCTGCCTGCTTTTCGCCATCTGTACCGTGTCATGGACATTACTGATGATGATCCTGCCTACGTGGTGAAGTTCAAGAATGCCTTCCAGAAGGATCTGGCAGCACGACGAGCTAATGGCAACGAGATATGGTTCGAGGTGGCCACAGCATTGGATCCACGGTTTAAGGATTTGAAATGTCTTCCAAGAGAAAAGAGGGAACAG gtGTGGACCATTCTGGAGAATATGCTCCAGGCAGCAGAGCCCAGAAGAGCAGATAGTCTCCAGCCCTCCACAGAGGATGATGGACCAGctcagaagaagaggaggagcgaACTCCTTCTGGGGTCTGACTCTGACTCAGAAGATGGAATTGAGTCTGGAGAGCTGCAGCGCTACAGAGCAGAACCCAGCATCAGTATTGATGACTGTCCCCTGCAGTGGTGGTATGCTCACTCAGGAGTCTATGAAAAGCTGTCAGTCCTAGCACAAAAGTACCTGGCCTCCCCAGCTACCTCTGTACCCTGTGAGAGACTCTTTAGCCTTGCAGGCCACATAGTGCAAAAGAAAAGGGCAGCCTTGCTTCCAGAAAATGTTACCAGGCTGGTGTGTCTTAGCGACTGGCTGAGGAAGAAGAAATGA